The following proteins are encoded in a genomic region of Nymphalis io chromosome 16, ilAglIoxx1.1, whole genome shotgun sequence:
- the LOC126774453 gene encoding putative sodium-coupled neutral amino acid transporter 10 isoform X1, translating into MGTTGQSITLANSIIGVGILAMPFCFQQCGVLLATLILLSMGLVSRVCCYFLLKSAIITRRRSYEFLAFHIFGPGGKMAVEMGIIGFLMGTCIAYFVVVGDLGPQIIAKMLNINQSDILRTSIMVIVSLVCVLPLGLLRNVDSLSNVSAATIAFYFCLVIKVIAEATTQLFTADWTSRIEMWKPSGVLQCVPIFSMALFCQTQLFEIFDSMPSLSLEKSCLVTKNAINICAGVYCTLGIFGYIAFGAQEISGNVLMSLSPTMASDVIKLGFVMSLAFSFPLVIFPCRASLYSFLYRRQSQPAHHESMLTSAIPERAFRALTLGIVSLALLVSLVLPTVELVLGLAGATAGVLVCVVLPAAALLRATRGHSGERALAKFIVVLGLIILVLGTYANLQAAENSRDKYDERYITQERIDKIVEDFFDKMEKADGDGVMAKPRLENHPLPQDLLNSKVIKDSEVQPPNPVPPESHSNEKKPEANLDKDKLINEILQEQKDVVKELVSTHPKNVGLHLNEENLVNGKAYDGKEGTDEKSIEEKPQANQEKIAMMKQQELIETIKQHGEEQKELIKEQKEILDEILKTKKELEKNKKEVDNNEAKKIAVESIQKIADVAIKSLSGVTDKPALLEDAIQDNAIQKIAHEAVNKIAKKAEETLDAIKQIDEAKNKNDNDKPVLDEKKTLKDSNAKTNNIDKQESIKPEVQQKSNDDNQHIAPSNNNNIDMNSADKQSIINEKVIKQYNETLKEHSHLPDEPQSYKQGEDIQKDKTNVKNVQNVPLPIVLSEKGKLKDTHNKHNSAQNIGALKYKDDILSNIANGQHIIPRKKREIIDCTEKTTLKPEDREICDGVNSPNKVLESKTLKNIDVGQPALADGLPLQRIALHHMRSLKSIQDKKR; encoded by the exons ATGGGTACAACGGGCCAATCTATTACTCTCGCAAACAGTATTATAGGAGTTGGTATATTAGCAATGCCTTTCTGTTTTCAACAA tGTGGAGTTTTGCTagctacattaatattattgtcaatGGGCTTAGTGTCAAGAGTTTGTTGTTATTTCCTGTTAAAATCTGCCATTATTACTAGAAGAAGAAGCTATGAATTTCTTG caTTCCATATATTCGGGCCTGGAGGAAAGATGGCTGTTGAAATGGGTATTATAGGTTTTTTGATGGGAACTTGCATTGCCTACTTTGTTGTAGTTGGTGATTTGGGACCACAGATAATTGcaaaaatgttgaatataaaCCAGAGTGATATATTAAG GACCTCTATAATGGTTATAGTATCTCTAGTGTGTGTGCTACCTCTTGGCCTGTTGAGGAATGTGGACAGTCTCAGCAACGTCAGCGCAGCCACTATTGCCTTCTATTTCTGTTTAGTTATTAag GTTATTGCGGAAGCGACTACTCAGCTCTTCACAGCAGACTGGACATCTCGAATAGAGATGTGGAAACCGTCTGGTGTGTTACAATGCGTGCCAATATTCTCTATGGCGTTGTTTTGCCAAAC acAATTATTCGAAATCTTTGATTCGATGCCATCTCTCTCCTTGGAGAAGAGTTGCTTGGTGACGAAGAACGCTATTAACATCTGCGCAGGCGTGTACTGTACTCTGGGCATATTTGGGTACATCGCTTTTGGTGCTCAAGAAATATCTG GTAATGTGTTAATGAGCTTAAGTCCTACAATGGCGAGTGACGTCATCAAGCTTGGCTTCGTGATGTCGCTGGCCTTCAGTTTCCCGCTCGTTATCTTCCCGTGTCGCGCGAGTCTGTACTCATTCCTGTATAGGAGG CAGTCGCAGCCCGCGCACCACGAGTCGATGCTGACGTCGGCGATCCCCGAGCGCGCCTTCCGCGCGCTGACGCTGGGCATCGTGTCGCTGGCGCTGCTCGTGTCGCTGGTGCTGCCCACCGTGGAGCTCGTGCTGGGGCTGGCGGGCGCCACGGCCGGCGTGCTGGTGTGCGTCGTGCTGCCCGCCGCCGCGCTGCTGCGCGCCACGCGCGGGCACTCCGGCGAGAGGGCGCTCGCCAAG TTTATCGTAGTCCTCGGCCTGATCATCCTGGTGCTGGGGACGTACGCCAACCTCCAGGCGGCGGAGAACTCGCGAGACAAGTACGATGAGAGGTACATCACTCAGGAGCGCATCGACAAAATTGTCGAAGACTTCTTTGATAAAATGGAGAAAGCCGATGGAGACG gCGTAATGGCCAAACCTCGTTTAGAAAATCATCCTTTGCCACAAGacttattaaatagtaaagtGATTAAAGACTCTGAAGTGCAACCTCCGAACCCTGTACCACCGGAATCccattcaaatgaaaaaaaacccGAAGCTAATCTCGATaaggataaattaattaacgaaaTATTACAAGAACAGAAAGATGTTGTAAAAGAATTGGTATCGACTCATCCAAAAAATGTAGGATTGCATTTGAATGAAGAAAATTTAGTCAACGGTAAAGCATACGATGGTAAGGAAGGGACTGATGAAAAATCAATTGAAGAAAAACCTCAAGCAAACCAAGAGAAGATTGCTATGATGAAACAACAGGAGCTTATTGAAACAATTAAGCAACACGGAGAAGAacaaaaagaattaattaaagaaCAAAAGGAGATCttggatgaaattttaaaaacgaaaaaagaattggagaaaaataaaaaggagGTGGATAATAATGAAGCAAAGAAAATAGCCGTTGAAAGTATTCAGAAAATTGCCGATGTAGCAATAAAAAGCTTGAGTGGAGTTACAGACAAACCTGCACTCTTAGAAGATGCAATTCAAGACAATGCTATACAGAAAATAGCACATGAAGCAGTCAATAAAATAGCCAAGAAAGCCGAGGAAACGTTAGATGCTATCAAACAAATAGATGAAGCCAAGAATAAGAACGATAATGATAAGCCAGTTTTAGAcgagaaaaaaacattaaaagacTCTAAtgctaaaacaaataatattgataaacagGAAAGTATAAAGCCAGAAGTTCAACAAAAATCTAATGATGACAATCAACACATAGCACCAtcaaacaacaacaacattGATATGAATTCAGCTGATAAACAATCTATTATCAACGAGAaagtaattaaacaatataacgaGACACTAAAGGAACATTCACACCTACCTGATGAACCGCAATCTTATAAACAAGGTGAGGATATACAGaaagataaaacaaatgtaaaaaacGTCCAAAACGTGCCTTTACCGATAGTCCTGAGTGAAAAGGGGAAATTAAAGGATACTCATAATAAGCATAATTCAGCTCAAAACATTGGTGCTCTTAAATATAAGGACGATATCCTCAGTAACATTGCGAATGGTCAACATATAATTCCAAGGAAAAAGAGAGAAATAATCGATTGCACCGAAAAAACGACACTTAAGCCAGAGGACAGAGAAATATGTGATGGTGTAAATTCTCCAAATAAAGTGTTAGAGAGCAAAACTTTGAAGAATATTGACGTTGGTCAACCGGCTTTAGCAGATGGCTTGCCTTTACAACGGATAGCGTTACATCACATGAGATCCCTTAAAAGTATACAAGATAAAAAgagatag
- the LOC126774453 gene encoding putative sodium-coupled neutral amino acid transporter 10 isoform X2, with translation MGTTGQSITLANSIIGVGILAMPFCFQQCGVLLATLILLSMGLVSRVCCYFLLKSAIITRRRSYEFLAFHIFGPGGKMAVEMGIIGFLMGTCIAYFVVVGDLGPQIIAKMLNINQSDILRTSIMVIVSLVCVLPLGLLRNVDSLSNVSAATIAFYFCLVIKVIAEATTQLFTADWTSRIEMWKPSGVLQCVPIFSMALFCQTQLFEIFDSMPSLSLEKSCLVTKNAINICAGVYCTLGIFGYIAFGAQEISGNVLMSLSPTMASDVIKLGFVMSLAFSFPLVIFPCRASLYSFLYRRSQPAHHESMLTSAIPERAFRALTLGIVSLALLVSLVLPTVELVLGLAGATAGVLVCVVLPAAALLRATRGHSGERALAKFIVVLGLIILVLGTYANLQAAENSRDKYDERYITQERIDKIVEDFFDKMEKADGDGVMAKPRLENHPLPQDLLNSKVIKDSEVQPPNPVPPESHSNEKKPEANLDKDKLINEILQEQKDVVKELVSTHPKNVGLHLNEENLVNGKAYDGKEGTDEKSIEEKPQANQEKIAMMKQQELIETIKQHGEEQKELIKEQKEILDEILKTKKELEKNKKEVDNNEAKKIAVESIQKIADVAIKSLSGVTDKPALLEDAIQDNAIQKIAHEAVNKIAKKAEETLDAIKQIDEAKNKNDNDKPVLDEKKTLKDSNAKTNNIDKQESIKPEVQQKSNDDNQHIAPSNNNNIDMNSADKQSIINEKVIKQYNETLKEHSHLPDEPQSYKQGEDIQKDKTNVKNVQNVPLPIVLSEKGKLKDTHNKHNSAQNIGALKYKDDILSNIANGQHIIPRKKREIIDCTEKTTLKPEDREICDGVNSPNKVLESKTLKNIDVGQPALADGLPLQRIALHHMRSLKSIQDKKR, from the exons ATGGGTACAACGGGCCAATCTATTACTCTCGCAAACAGTATTATAGGAGTTGGTATATTAGCAATGCCTTTCTGTTTTCAACAA tGTGGAGTTTTGCTagctacattaatattattgtcaatGGGCTTAGTGTCAAGAGTTTGTTGTTATTTCCTGTTAAAATCTGCCATTATTACTAGAAGAAGAAGCTATGAATTTCTTG caTTCCATATATTCGGGCCTGGAGGAAAGATGGCTGTTGAAATGGGTATTATAGGTTTTTTGATGGGAACTTGCATTGCCTACTTTGTTGTAGTTGGTGATTTGGGACCACAGATAATTGcaaaaatgttgaatataaaCCAGAGTGATATATTAAG GACCTCTATAATGGTTATAGTATCTCTAGTGTGTGTGCTACCTCTTGGCCTGTTGAGGAATGTGGACAGTCTCAGCAACGTCAGCGCAGCCACTATTGCCTTCTATTTCTGTTTAGTTATTAag GTTATTGCGGAAGCGACTACTCAGCTCTTCACAGCAGACTGGACATCTCGAATAGAGATGTGGAAACCGTCTGGTGTGTTACAATGCGTGCCAATATTCTCTATGGCGTTGTTTTGCCAAAC acAATTATTCGAAATCTTTGATTCGATGCCATCTCTCTCCTTGGAGAAGAGTTGCTTGGTGACGAAGAACGCTATTAACATCTGCGCAGGCGTGTACTGTACTCTGGGCATATTTGGGTACATCGCTTTTGGTGCTCAAGAAATATCTG GTAATGTGTTAATGAGCTTAAGTCCTACAATGGCGAGTGACGTCATCAAGCTTGGCTTCGTGATGTCGCTGGCCTTCAGTTTCCCGCTCGTTATCTTCCCGTGTCGCGCGAGTCTGTACTCATTCCTGTATAGGAGG TCGCAGCCCGCGCACCACGAGTCGATGCTGACGTCGGCGATCCCCGAGCGCGCCTTCCGCGCGCTGACGCTGGGCATCGTGTCGCTGGCGCTGCTCGTGTCGCTGGTGCTGCCCACCGTGGAGCTCGTGCTGGGGCTGGCGGGCGCCACGGCCGGCGTGCTGGTGTGCGTCGTGCTGCCCGCCGCCGCGCTGCTGCGCGCCACGCGCGGGCACTCCGGCGAGAGGGCGCTCGCCAAG TTTATCGTAGTCCTCGGCCTGATCATCCTGGTGCTGGGGACGTACGCCAACCTCCAGGCGGCGGAGAACTCGCGAGACAAGTACGATGAGAGGTACATCACTCAGGAGCGCATCGACAAAATTGTCGAAGACTTCTTTGATAAAATGGAGAAAGCCGATGGAGACG gCGTAATGGCCAAACCTCGTTTAGAAAATCATCCTTTGCCACAAGacttattaaatagtaaagtGATTAAAGACTCTGAAGTGCAACCTCCGAACCCTGTACCACCGGAATCccattcaaatgaaaaaaaacccGAAGCTAATCTCGATaaggataaattaattaacgaaaTATTACAAGAACAGAAAGATGTTGTAAAAGAATTGGTATCGACTCATCCAAAAAATGTAGGATTGCATTTGAATGAAGAAAATTTAGTCAACGGTAAAGCATACGATGGTAAGGAAGGGACTGATGAAAAATCAATTGAAGAAAAACCTCAAGCAAACCAAGAGAAGATTGCTATGATGAAACAACAGGAGCTTATTGAAACAATTAAGCAACACGGAGAAGAacaaaaagaattaattaaagaaCAAAAGGAGATCttggatgaaattttaaaaacgaaaaaagaattggagaaaaataaaaaggagGTGGATAATAATGAAGCAAAGAAAATAGCCGTTGAAAGTATTCAGAAAATTGCCGATGTAGCAATAAAAAGCTTGAGTGGAGTTACAGACAAACCTGCACTCTTAGAAGATGCAATTCAAGACAATGCTATACAGAAAATAGCACATGAAGCAGTCAATAAAATAGCCAAGAAAGCCGAGGAAACGTTAGATGCTATCAAACAAATAGATGAAGCCAAGAATAAGAACGATAATGATAAGCCAGTTTTAGAcgagaaaaaaacattaaaagacTCTAAtgctaaaacaaataatattgataaacagGAAAGTATAAAGCCAGAAGTTCAACAAAAATCTAATGATGACAATCAACACATAGCACCAtcaaacaacaacaacattGATATGAATTCAGCTGATAAACAATCTATTATCAACGAGAaagtaattaaacaatataacgaGACACTAAAGGAACATTCACACCTACCTGATGAACCGCAATCTTATAAACAAGGTGAGGATATACAGaaagataaaacaaatgtaaaaaacGTCCAAAACGTGCCTTTACCGATAGTCCTGAGTGAAAAGGGGAAATTAAAGGATACTCATAATAAGCATAATTCAGCTCAAAACATTGGTGCTCTTAAATATAAGGACGATATCCTCAGTAACATTGCGAATGGTCAACATATAATTCCAAGGAAAAAGAGAGAAATAATCGATTGCACCGAAAAAACGACACTTAAGCCAGAGGACAGAGAAATATGTGATGGTGTAAATTCTCCAAATAAAGTGTTAGAGAGCAAAACTTTGAAGAATATTGACGTTGGTCAACCGGCTTTAGCAGATGGCTTGCCTTTACAACGGATAGCGTTACATCACATGAGATCCCTTAAAAGTATACAAGATAAAAAgagatag